In a single window of the Tellurirhabdus bombi genome:
- a CDS encoding glutaminase family protein: protein MNKVFSRTRFRLLLATYCLLFIGYSGFAQRPPAVPLITIDPYTSLWSFNDRLNDAPTRHWTGKEQPLNGYVRVDGKTFQFMGAPAMVLAPVVPTGQKQPYEALYTLEKPANGWEKPNFSANGAWKTGQAPFGNQSDRHPAKPNTEWQKEIWFRRIVTLNDLNHQKLLLYLSNNDAVEVYLNGVKAYEVEGITSDYQTRPISPAALATLKTGKNLLAVYCKNPSGNSFVDVGLVDEQAVKLPGAIVKATQQSLKVTATQSEYGFKAGPVNLTVTFTTPFLLDEMETLTRPASYITYSARSTDGKPHKVEVMTTLSGLVAVNKPDQTVKAQAKRVDGLTSMWIGSTTQKVLGQKGDDVRIDWGNAYLAGTSINKLAINSPVELASMFSQRGDVQGNSEANVVPAEAGRRAIAMINELGAVVTAPKAAHVIVAYDDLYSVQYFGQNQRGWWRRDSSMSADKMLADAEREYARVMQKCRQFDQQLYNDAQKAGGKEYADLCQLGYRQAISAHKTVAGPKGEVLFFSKENFSNGSIGTVDVTYPSAPLFLLYNPTLLKGMMEPIFYYSESGKWKKPFAAHDVGTYPLANGQTYGEDMPVEECGNMLILAGAIARAEGNPSYAKQHWATLTEWVEYLKKEGFDPANQLCTDDFAGHLARNANLSVKAIMGIAVYGQLAKQLGQADVGEQHLKLARELAQKWMQMAQDGNHYALTFDKKGTWSQKYNLVWDKLLDLKIFPPEVAKKEVAYYLTQQKPFGLPLDSRKTYTKSDWIIWTATLADSQQDFVSFIKPIHRYADQTPSRVPLSDWHETTDGKQVGFQARSVVGGYFIKMLEQKWK from the coding sequence ATGAACAAAGTTTTTTCCCGGACCCGTTTCCGGCTTTTGCTTGCTACTTATTGCTTACTCTTCATTGGGTATTCGGGATTTGCCCAGCGCCCACCTGCGGTTCCACTTATTACAATTGACCCCTATACAAGCCTTTGGTCGTTTAATGATCGGTTGAATGATGCACCGACTCGCCATTGGACCGGAAAAGAACAACCGTTAAACGGTTACGTCCGTGTAGATGGGAAAACCTTTCAATTCATGGGAGCACCAGCAATGGTGTTGGCTCCGGTTGTACCAACGGGGCAGAAGCAGCCTTATGAAGCCCTGTATACGTTAGAAAAACCTGCAAATGGCTGGGAAAAACCGAATTTCTCGGCCAATGGTGCCTGGAAAACCGGACAAGCTCCGTTTGGTAATCAAAGCGACCGGCATCCGGCCAAACCCAATACAGAATGGCAAAAAGAAATCTGGTTTCGCCGGATAGTGACCTTGAACGACTTGAATCATCAGAAACTGCTGCTTTATCTAAGTAATAACGATGCTGTTGAAGTCTACCTGAACGGCGTAAAAGCATACGAAGTAGAAGGCATCACGAGTGATTACCAGACACGCCCTATTAGCCCGGCGGCATTGGCTACTTTAAAGACTGGAAAAAATCTGCTGGCAGTTTATTGTAAAAATCCTTCCGGTAATTCCTTTGTAGACGTTGGACTGGTAGACGAACAGGCGGTAAAATTGCCCGGTGCTATCGTCAAAGCAACACAGCAATCCCTGAAAGTAACGGCTACACAAAGTGAGTATGGATTTAAGGCAGGACCCGTGAACCTAACGGTAACCTTCACAACACCGTTCCTGCTGGATGAAATGGAAACCCTGACCCGGCCAGCTTCGTACATCACCTACAGCGCTCGATCAACGGATGGTAAACCACACAAAGTTGAGGTGATGACCACGCTTTCTGGTTTGGTAGCGGTGAACAAGCCGGACCAGACAGTAAAGGCTCAGGCTAAGCGGGTCGATGGTTTGACATCCATGTGGATCGGTTCAACAACGCAGAAGGTGCTGGGCCAAAAAGGAGATGACGTACGAATCGATTGGGGAAATGCTTATCTGGCAGGTACATCCATCAATAAATTAGCAATTAACTCACCGGTTGAGCTAGCTAGTATGTTCAGCCAGCGAGGCGATGTCCAAGGGAATTCAGAAGCAAACGTCGTACCGGCGGAGGCAGGGCGACGGGCTATTGCTATGATTAATGAATTGGGGGCCGTAGTCACCGCTCCGAAAGCTGCCCACGTTATTGTTGCCTATGACGATTTGTATTCAGTGCAATATTTCGGTCAAAATCAACGTGGCTGGTGGCGCCGGGATTCCAGCATGAGTGCTGATAAAATGCTGGCTGATGCAGAACGGGAGTATGCAAGAGTTATGCAGAAATGCCGTCAATTTGATCAGCAGCTTTATAACGATGCCCAGAAAGCGGGGGGTAAAGAATACGCTGATTTGTGTCAGTTAGGCTATCGTCAGGCTATTTCTGCCCACAAAACCGTGGCTGGTCCAAAAGGAGAAGTCTTATTTTTCTCTAAAGAAAATTTCTCAAATGGCTCAATCGGGACAGTGGATGTAACGTATCCGTCGGCGCCTCTATTCTTGCTTTACAACCCAACCTTGCTGAAAGGAATGATGGAACCCATTTTCTATTATTCAGAGAGTGGAAAATGGAAGAAGCCTTTTGCGGCTCACGATGTCGGTACTTATCCGCTGGCCAACGGACAGACGTATGGCGAAGATATGCCCGTTGAAGAGTGCGGAAACATGCTCATTCTGGCCGGAGCCATCGCCCGGGCGGAGGGAAATCCATCTTATGCCAAACAGCATTGGGCAACGCTAACGGAATGGGTTGAGTACCTGAAAAAAGAAGGTTTCGATCCTGCCAATCAACTTTGTACGGATGACTTCGCTGGTCACCTGGCCCGGAATGCCAATTTGTCGGTGAAAGCTATTATGGGAATCGCCGTTTACGGGCAGCTTGCTAAACAACTTGGACAGGCCGACGTAGGCGAGCAGCACCTGAAACTAGCGCGGGAACTGGCACAAAAATGGATGCAAATGGCGCAGGATGGCAACCATTACGCCCTTACGTTTGACAAAAAAGGCACCTGGAGCCAGAAATACAACCTGGTTTGGGACAAGCTGTTAGATTTGAAGATTTTCCCGCCCGAAGTAGCGAAGAAGGAAGTTGCGTATTACCTGACGCAGCAAAAACCGTTTGGCCTGCCACTCGATAGCCGAAAAACGTACACGAAGAGCGACTGGATTATCTGGACAGCTACGTTGGCCGATAGCCAGCAAGATTTTGTTAGTTTCATCAAACCAATTCACCGCTATGCAGATCAGACGCCTAGCCGCGTTCCGCTGAGTGATTGGCACGAAACGACAGATGGCAAGCAGGTTGGTTTTCAGGCCCGCTCGGTAGTCGGTGGGTACTTTATCAAGATGCTGGAGCAGAAATGGAAGTAA
- a CDS encoding GNAT family N-acetyltransferase, which translates to MKTFVHVRSATPQDEQIVYEFICSLEETELDPVAFRTVFLRNLADPEIHYFIAIQENTAVGFISCHCQYLLHHAGKIAEIQELYVRPEYRNQQIGRQLLAHVEQLAIQQHWINLEVTTNQRRKDAHRFYQSLDFQPSHYKFVKSLKLPA; encoded by the coding sequence ATGAAAACGTTCGTTCACGTTCGCTCTGCAACTCCACAGGACGAACAAATTGTCTATGAATTTATATGTAGCTTGGAAGAAACAGAGCTTGATCCAGTGGCTTTCCGAACTGTTTTTTTGCGTAATCTGGCCGATCCGGAAATCCATTATTTTATTGCTATTCAGGAAAATACAGCTGTTGGTTTCATAAGTTGTCATTGTCAATACTTGCTTCATCATGCGGGAAAAATTGCCGAGATTCAAGAATTGTACGTGCGGCCGGAATACCGTAATCAGCAAATTGGCCGCCAGTTGCTGGCTCATGTAGAGCAGTTAGCCATACAACAGCACTGGATTAATCTGGAAGTCACCACCAACCAGCGGCGAAAAGATGCGCATCGCTTTTACCAAAGTCTGGATTTTCAGCCATCTCACTATAAATTTGTTAAATCCCTAAAATTACCCGCATGA
- a CDS encoding serine hydrolase: protein MILRFLTITFLFYYAFTSLQAQPAAIGSTKEDPKLARQLEDLLKGFRGNAGVYVRNLKTGRTVAIQADSLFPTASTIKVPIMCGVFDKLHKGELSYHKELVYRDSLRYDNEIVGSLKDSTKIPLSYVMMLMETISDNTGSLWLQALAGGGTKINEWLETNGFHHIRVNSRTPGREANRKQYGWGQTSPRDLAELLVYIRQGKAISPDVSDRMYRNLTRQFWDGGGLSQLPPEIKVGTKNGAVDQSKSEVVLVHAPHGEYVYCVMTSNQVDQRWERSNEGSELLRKVGALLWHYFEPKSSWKPVEGYEKW, encoded by the coding sequence ATGATTCTGCGCTTTCTGACGATAACCTTTCTCTTTTATTACGCTTTTACTTCGCTTCAAGCCCAACCCGCCGCAATTGGTTCTACGAAAGAAGATCCAAAATTGGCTCGCCAGTTAGAAGATTTATTGAAAGGCTTTCGGGGAAATGCTGGCGTTTACGTACGAAATCTGAAAACGGGGCGGACGGTAGCTATTCAGGCCGATTCGCTCTTTCCGACAGCCAGCACCATTAAAGTCCCAATTATGTGCGGTGTGTTTGATAAATTACACAAAGGTGAACTCTCCTACCACAAAGAGCTGGTTTACCGCGACTCACTGCGGTATGATAATGAGATTGTTGGCTCGCTGAAAGATAGCACCAAGATACCATTAAGCTACGTCATGATGCTGATGGAAACAATTAGTGACAATACGGGCAGTCTTTGGTTACAGGCACTAGCGGGTGGAGGAACAAAAATTAATGAGTGGCTGGAAACCAATGGTTTTCACCATATCCGGGTTAATTCACGTACGCCTGGTCGGGAGGCCAATCGCAAGCAATACGGTTGGGGGCAGACGTCACCGCGCGACCTGGCTGAGTTGCTGGTTTATATTCGCCAGGGAAAAGCCATCAGCCCGGATGTTAGTGATCGGATGTACCGTAATCTTACCCGTCAGTTCTGGGATGGAGGAGGGCTTTCCCAGCTACCTCCTGAGATAAAAGTTGGCACTAAAAATGGCGCTGTTGACCAGTCTAAATCGGAAGTAGTTCTGGTCCATGCGCCCCACGGCGAATACGTTTATTGTGTCATGACCAGTAATCAGGTGGATCAACGCTGGGAACGAAGCAACGAAGGTTCCGAATTATTGCGCAAGGTGGGCGCATTACTCTGGCACTATTTCGAACCTAAATCCAGTTGGAAGCCTGTAGAAGGCTACGAGAAATGGTGA
- a CDS encoding CHC2 zinc finger domain-containing protein, whose protein sequence is MDLLTQVRAVDIVRVVTDLGFDLMQFRKLVCPFHAEKTPSLVIYPQSNTYHCFGCGRRGDVINFYAGVSNQDYTTAMHELAFNYLSNYQSEHYKRGHLKRIQSVAGKSKKMAIPEDTKKYRYKLLHSVIYEDFQRFCETLPKTQAYYEAWQYLLDRGFDESTLRRFRLFIVSDYEAVQAYLRNTYALSDLQECGLFNEKGNLIFYRHIIIIPYYKRERVVFLQGRIVGNPSSTYAKYQFLSGVPVELFNADVLDVVRTGQLVYLTEGAFDCMALMQEGLPAVSLGSATMFKREWARLLRRVEVCFYFDNDNAGQKAAQEFTEAFAEHLISTHVKQVKEGFKDVNEYWQNRNRQ, encoded by the coding sequence ATGGATTTATTGACGCAGGTACGCGCAGTAGATATTGTTCGCGTGGTAACCGATTTAGGCTTTGACTTAATGCAGTTTCGGAAGTTGGTTTGCCCATTTCATGCGGAAAAAACGCCTTCCCTGGTTATCTATCCGCAAAGCAATACCTATCATTGCTTTGGCTGCGGACGGCGGGGCGACGTAATTAATTTTTACGCGGGGGTATCGAATCAAGACTATACAACTGCCATGCATGAGCTGGCTTTTAACTACCTGAGCAATTATCAGTCAGAGCATTACAAGCGAGGCCACCTCAAACGCATTCAATCCGTTGCTGGGAAAAGCAAGAAAATGGCTATTCCAGAAGATACAAAAAAGTATCGCTACAAATTACTTCATAGCGTTATCTACGAAGACTTCCAACGTTTTTGCGAGACGTTGCCCAAAACGCAGGCCTATTACGAAGCGTGGCAATACCTGCTGGACCGAGGTTTTGACGAATCGACTTTGCGGCGTTTTCGCTTGTTTATTGTTTCTGATTATGAAGCCGTGCAAGCCTATTTGCGAAATACGTATGCTTTGTCTGATTTGCAGGAGTGTGGCCTGTTCAACGAGAAAGGAAACTTGATTTTTTATCGCCATATCATCATTATTCCTTACTACAAACGAGAGCGTGTTGTGTTTCTGCAAGGTCGCATTGTTGGCAACCCGAGCAGTACCTACGCCAAATACCAATTTTTGAGTGGTGTTCCCGTTGAGTTGTTTAACGCGGATGTACTGGATGTGGTGCGTACCGGACAACTGGTTTACCTAACTGAAGGAGCTTTCGATTGCATGGCTTTGATGCAGGAAGGTTTGCCCGCTGTGAGCCTGGGAAGCGCTACCATGTTTAAACGCGAATGGGCCAGACTTCTCCGGCGGGTAGAAGTATGTTTTTATTTTGACAATGATAACGCGGGTCAAAAGGCGGCGCAGGAGTTTACCGAAGCATTTGCCGAACACCTGATTTCGACCCACGTTAAACAAGTCAAAGAAGGATTTAAAGATGTTAATGAATACTGGCAAAACCGAAACCGGCAATAA
- a CDS encoding DUF3575 domain-containing protein, which translates to MALKKVLLAPTFILCFLLMSYRIQAQSQNVFKVNVISPFLLTGNAAYERVLTERSSFQLGALTSGLRLGSIRYRGYGFTPEYRFYVLEAQEAPNGFYVAPFLRYRKFNINNVNDTRLGGSLRTIGGGVTAGYQAIFNERFSVDAFLGPSFSSATIRSADGYTPSLPFGLFAGLGLRAGLTVGIAF; encoded by the coding sequence ATGGCCCTGAAAAAAGTATTACTCGCTCCTACTTTTATTCTTTGTTTTCTTCTTATGTCTTACCGTATACAGGCCCAAAGTCAAAACGTTTTTAAAGTAAATGTAATCAGCCCTTTTCTACTTACCGGAAATGCTGCTTATGAACGCGTTCTGACCGAAAGGTCTAGTTTTCAGCTGGGTGCTCTTACCTCTGGCCTGCGACTTGGAAGTATAAGGTATCGAGGCTATGGCTTCACTCCTGAATATCGTTTTTATGTTTTGGAAGCCCAGGAAGCACCCAATGGCTTTTACGTTGCTCCTTTTCTGCGCTATCGAAAATTCAATATCAATAATGTGAACGATACCCGGCTTGGCGGTTCTTTGCGCACCATTGGCGGAGGTGTTACGGCGGGCTATCAGGCGATTTTCAACGAGCGGTTTTCGGTAGATGCCTTTTTGGGACCCTCTTTCAGTTCCGCAACCATTCGCAGTGCAGACGGCTACACGCCTTCATTGCCTTTTGGCTTGTTTGCGGGTTTAGGGCTTCGGGCAGGACTTACAGTGGGTATTGCTTTTTAA
- the atpH gene encoding ATP synthase F1 subunit delta, which produces MAESTVAFRYAKSLIDLAQEKNLTEEVNKDMQFFKQVVSQNRELMLALKSPILRHEKKLAILKAVFESRVNPVSYTIFSIITKKHREGIMDSIAEEYLRLYNELKGIQKAQVTTILPLTDELRQQFVDIVTKATGKTVILEEKIDPKLIGGYVLQINDRQIDASIRNQLNELRLSFLN; this is translated from the coding sequence ATGGCTGAATCGACGGTAGCGTTCCGATATGCCAAATCGCTGATTGATCTGGCGCAGGAGAAAAACCTGACGGAAGAAGTAAATAAAGACATGCAGTTTTTTAAGCAAGTCGTTAGTCAGAATCGTGAACTAATGCTTGCTTTAAAAAGCCCCATATTACGGCACGAAAAGAAACTTGCCATCCTGAAAGCCGTATTCGAAAGCCGGGTGAATCCAGTGTCCTACACGATTTTTTCGATCATTACGAAAAAACATCGGGAAGGAATCATGGATTCGATCGCAGAAGAATACCTCCGGCTTTACAACGAACTAAAAGGCATTCAGAAAGCACAGGTAACGACTATCCTGCCGCTAACTGACGAATTGCGTCAGCAGTTTGTTGACATTGTTACTAAAGCAACAGGAAAAACGGTGATATTGGAAGAAAAAATCGATCCTAAGCTGATTGGGGGTTATGTTCTCCAGATCAATGACCGACAGATTGATGCTTCCATCCGCAATCAATTGAACGAGCTTCGGTTAAGTTTTTTAAACTAG
- a CDS encoding F0F1 ATP synthase subunit B, which produces MDLLTPDIGLLFWQLVVFLLLFFLLSRFAWKPIAQGLKEREHEIQSALDMAERTRNEMVKLQSDNQKMQAEARAERDAIIRAAKETSDRMIAEARDKASAEGTRILEDAREALQSERQAMLAQIKQEVVTLSIDIAEKVLRKELSDKSSQEQLVKTLVADAHLN; this is translated from the coding sequence ATGGATCTACTTACCCCTGACATTGGCCTTTTATTTTGGCAGCTGGTTGTCTTTTTGCTGTTATTTTTTCTATTGTCCCGCTTCGCGTGGAAACCCATTGCTCAAGGTTTGAAAGAACGCGAGCATGAAATTCAAAGCGCGTTGGACATGGCAGAACGGACCCGCAATGAAATGGTAAAATTGCAGTCTGACAACCAAAAGATGCAGGCTGAAGCCCGTGCTGAACGCGACGCCATCATCCGCGCTGCTAAAGAAACGTCTGACCGCATGATTGCTGAAGCTCGTGATAAAGCATCGGCAGAAGGCACGCGTATTCTGGAAGATGCCCGCGAAGCTTTGCAAAGTGAGCGCCAGGCTATGCTAGCGCAGATTAAACAAGAAGTAGTTACGCTATCAATCGATATTGCTGAAAAAGTGCTACGCAAAGAGCTGAGTGATAAATCATCTCAGGAGCAATTGGTAAAAACGCTGGTAGCAGACGCACATCTTAATTAA
- the atpE gene encoding ATP synthase F0 subunit C, which translates to MLATLLSILLQAAEGGAGLIAIGAGLGAGLAAIGAGLGIGKIGGSAMEGIARQPEAAGRIQTAMLIIAALIEAVALFAAVICLLISFNIGA; encoded by the coding sequence ATGTTAGCAACATTGCTATCAATTTTATTGCAAGCCGCTGAAGGTGGCGCAGGTTTAATCGCTATCGGTGCTGGTCTGGGCGCAGGTCTGGCAGCTATCGGTGCAGGTTTAGGTATTGGCAAAATCGGTGGTAGCGCGATGGAAGGTATCGCTCGCCAGCCAGAAGCAGCCGGTCGTATCCAAACTGCCATGCTGATCATCGCGGCCCTGATCGAGGCCGTAGCTCTTTTCGCTGCGGTTATCTGTCTGCTGATTTCTTTTAACATTGGTGCGTAA
- the atpB gene encoding F0F1 ATP synthase subunit A has protein sequence MRSLIYKFFLIILVFMSSLGVSQAQHEEHHETKGEQKKFNVGDMIMHHIKDDHGWEFAHGVTLPLPVILYSEDRGLEVFSSAKLAHGAVYNDYKLEHGKIHRLTAGGQEDHSVHVYNFSITKNVASLLLSAVILIVVFFSVRNGYEQNKGKAPSGIQSFLEPIILFVRDEIAKPNLGPKYERYLPYLLTLFFFILVNNLLGLLPGAANLTGNITVTMVLAVITALITNFSGNKHYWGHIVKPTGVPFLLLPVIVPVEIVGIIVKPISLMIRLFANITAGHIIILSLLGLIFIAQNLGGTGTGWGVSLIVAPFTVFMNLIELLVAFLQSFIFTLLSAMYIGSAVEEHHHGGGSGLEAGLEQHH, from the coding sequence ATGCGTTCGCTCATTTATAAGTTTTTCTTGATTATTCTGGTGTTTATGAGTTCGTTGGGAGTTAGCCAGGCCCAGCATGAAGAGCACCACGAAACCAAAGGGGAGCAGAAGAAATTCAATGTGGGAGACATGATCATGCACCACATTAAAGATGATCACGGTTGGGAATTTGCCCATGGCGTGACTCTGCCCTTACCTGTTATCCTTTATAGTGAGGATCGTGGTTTAGAAGTATTTTCGTCTGCTAAACTAGCTCATGGAGCAGTCTATAACGACTATAAGCTAGAGCATGGTAAAATCCATCGCCTGACAGCAGGTGGCCAAGAAGACCACTCGGTTCACGTCTATAATTTTTCCATTACCAAAAATGTCGCTTCACTTCTGTTGAGCGCCGTTATCCTGATTGTTGTGTTTTTCTCAGTTCGTAACGGATACGAGCAAAACAAAGGCAAAGCTCCTTCGGGCATCCAGTCTTTCCTGGAACCAATCATTCTGTTTGTTCGCGATGAAATCGCCAAGCCGAATCTAGGCCCGAAATACGAGCGTTACCTGCCTTACCTACTGACTTTGTTTTTCTTTATTCTGGTTAATAACCTGCTTGGTTTGCTACCGGGAGCAGCCAACTTGACCGGAAATATTACAGTAACAATGGTACTGGCCGTCATCACGGCTCTGATTACCAACTTCAGCGGTAATAAGCATTACTGGGGCCACATTGTGAAGCCTACGGGCGTTCCTTTCCTGCTGCTGCCCGTTATTGTTCCGGTTGAAATTGTAGGTATCATCGTAAAGCCTATCTCGCTGATGATCCGGCTTTTCGCCAACATTACGGCTGGTCACATTATCATTCTGAGCTTGTTAGGTTTGATCTTCATCGCCCAAAATCTGGGTGGAACGGGTACGGGCTGGGGCGTAAGCTTAATCGTTGCGCCGTTCACGGTGTTCATGAACCTGATCGAGTTGTTGGTGGCCTTCTTGCAGTCGTTCATTTTTACGCTGTTGTCGGCTATGTACATCGGTAGCGCTGTAGAGGAACACCACCACGGTGGCGGTTCTGGCCTGGAAGCAGGTCTGGAGCAACATCATTAA
- a CDS encoding AtpZ/AtpI family protein has translation MEAKQPHKEDKNGSEDASSQASTFIKYSGIGFQMLATIGLGVWGGLKLDEWQGNKNPIWTIVLSLTAIGASLYLFIRGLPKQS, from the coding sequence ATGGAAGCGAAACAGCCGCATAAGGAGGATAAAAATGGTTCGGAGGACGCAAGTAGCCAGGCCAGTACGTTCATAAAATATTCGGGCATCGGTTTTCAGATGCTGGCAACAATTGGGCTCGGCGTATGGGGAGGCTTGAAACTGGATGAGTGGCAGGGTAACAAAAACCCCATTTGGACAATTGTTCTGTCATTGACGGCAATTGGTGCTTCTTTATATCTGTTCATCCGTGGATTGCCCAAACAATCTTAA
- the porW gene encoding type IX secretion system periplasmic lipoprotein PorW/SprE, with product MRIRLKNPLFCLIPEALFRNVLVLATVIVICNACSQFSTRPVPVGYHNLNARYNAYVIARDHMRLVDKTLFKNRQENYNQVLPILLPLDSTAIAPLRAQVDDAIKKASLVAERHQNSKWLDDSYLILGKARLLKEDYVNAMEVFKYVNTKGRGNDEKHEALVYLMRAYVEQGDYNNALNVAEFLRAQPLNKNNTRDYYLTKAYLHQQKGEFATAAALLDATFPFLKKEEATARLHLIAGQLYDLLGKPDQAFAHFQAVQKNRPSYEQSFYADIQTMQNDKSVSQERFSRMLDDRKNVDLKDKILYTMAQREARRGAYPQAINYWQQSIKATTTNTAQIPYTYQEIAQVYLEKLQNYPKAKVYYDSTLALLPPQSDDYKAVQNRKKVVDEFVLYQQTILTEDSLQRLAQMNPAALDRLLEESIDRNAAEKQRLQAEAERVVASASGPAATSDIEATQKWYLYNPTSISQGRIEFIQKWGNRTLDDNWRRNTRESSQPLANEIPANNGTPLITQSTVQPVNTAARKMEKDGLYAAIPFSAEAKQQSNQRLENAYYKLGKLYKFNLNKPDQAISTFETLLTRFPNTPTKPEVYYLLLLSNDQLSKASNWKEKLLAEFPSSSYARQLAKGASTEGQKSGNEATAQKTYTEIYNLYQANNVTEALARIEAAMPAVTGSTVEDKMALLRILLIGKIQGQEPYRQSLSEFIRDYPSSNLLPRVREMQVAAEQTSAKRK from the coding sequence ATGCGCATCCGGTTGAAAAACCCGCTTTTCTGCTTAATTCCCGAAGCTTTATTTCGGAATGTTCTTGTATTGGCTACCGTTATTGTCATCTGTAACGCCTGCTCCCAATTTAGCACCCGCCCTGTTCCGGTGGGGTATCATAACCTGAATGCCCGCTATAACGCATACGTCATTGCGCGTGATCACATGCGACTGGTCGATAAGACCTTGTTCAAAAACCGCCAGGAAAATTACAACCAGGTACTGCCTATTCTGTTGCCGCTGGATTCGACGGCTATTGCTCCGCTTCGGGCGCAGGTAGATGACGCCATTAAAAAGGCTTCTCTGGTTGCTGAACGTCACCAGAATAGCAAATGGCTGGACGACAGTTATTTAATTCTTGGCAAAGCGCGTCTTCTCAAGGAAGATTATGTCAATGCCATGGAAGTGTTTAAATACGTGAACACTAAAGGGCGGGGCAATGACGAAAAACACGAAGCGCTGGTCTATCTGATGCGGGCCTACGTTGAACAAGGTGATTATAACAATGCCCTTAATGTAGCGGAATTCCTTCGCGCTCAGCCTCTGAATAAAAATAACACCCGAGACTATTACCTGACAAAAGCCTATTTGCATCAGCAAAAAGGCGAGTTTGCCACGGCGGCAGCTTTACTGGACGCTACCTTTCCTTTTTTGAAGAAAGAAGAAGCCACTGCCCGACTGCATTTGATTGCCGGTCAATTGTATGATCTGCTTGGTAAACCGGATCAGGCTTTTGCTCATTTTCAGGCTGTTCAGAAAAATCGCCCGTCCTATGAACAGAGCTTTTACGCGGATATTCAAACCATGCAAAACGACAAGAGCGTTTCGCAGGAGCGTTTTAGCCGGATGCTGGACGACCGTAAAAATGTTGATTTGAAAGACAAGATCTTGTACACGATGGCGCAACGTGAAGCGCGCCGGGGTGCCTATCCACAAGCGATCAACTACTGGCAACAATCCATTAAAGCAACCACGACGAATACGGCGCAGATTCCCTATACCTACCAGGAAATAGCGCAGGTTTATTTGGAGAAACTTCAGAACTACCCCAAAGCAAAAGTCTATTACGACAGTACACTGGCGCTTTTGCCCCCCCAATCCGATGATTACAAAGCGGTCCAGAACCGGAAAAAGGTGGTCGATGAATTTGTGCTATACCAACAAACTATCCTTACCGAAGATAGTCTACAGCGTTTGGCGCAGATGAATCCCGCTGCACTAGACCGGCTTTTAGAAGAGTCCATTGATCGCAATGCGGCCGAAAAACAACGTTTGCAGGCCGAAGCAGAGCGAGTGGTGGCCTCCGCCAGTGGCCCGGCTGCGACTTCCGACATTGAAGCAACGCAGAAATGGTATCTTTATAATCCGACCAGCATTAGTCAGGGAAGGATTGAATTTATTCAGAAATGGGGGAACCGTACTTTGGACGACAATTGGCGTCGAAACACCCGCGAATCTTCCCAGCCATTAGCTAACGAAATTCCTGCCAACAATGGCACTCCGTTAATTACGCAGTCCACTGTTCAACCAGTCAATACGGCGGCGCGAAAGATGGAGAAAGATGGATTGTATGCGGCCATTCCTTTTTCGGCGGAAGCCAAACAGCAATCGAACCAACGGTTGGAAAATGCGTATTACAAGCTCGGAAAGCTTTATAAATTCAATCTGAATAAGCCCGATCAGGCCATTTCAACCTTTGAAACGCTGCTGACCCGTTTCCCGAATACGCCGACAAAACCGGAAGTTTATTATCTATTGCTGCTTTCGAACGACCAGTTGAGCAAGGCTTCAAACTGGAAAGAGAAGCTACTAGCCGAATTTCCGTCTTCGTCTTATGCCCGGCAGCTGGCTAAGGGAGCATCCACAGAAGGTCAAAAAAGCGGAAACGAAGCAACAGCGCAAAAAACGTATACAGAAATCTATAATCTGTATCAAGCCAATAATGTTACCGAAGCACTTGCTCGCATTGAGGCCGCTATGCCAGCCGTAACAGGCAGTACGGTGGAAGATAAAATGGCCCTTCTGCGCATCCTTTTGATAGGAAAAATCCAGGGACAAGAGCCTTACCGCCAGTCTCTGAGTGAATTTATTCGGGATTATCCTTCCAGTAATTTGCTGCCCCGCGTGCGCGAAATGCAGGTAGCTGCCGAGCAGACTTCAGCCAAGCGGAAATAA